The Bacteroidota bacterium genome includes a region encoding these proteins:
- a CDS encoding sugar kinase, whose protein sequence is MSLLVIGSVAFDAIETPFGKTDKIIGGAATYISLSASYFTKDVNLVAVVGEDFPKTDIAMMQQHGINTDGLQIKQGEKSFFWSGKYHNDMNSRDTLVTELNVLGDFDPIIPESYQNCEFLMLGNLTPKVQETVINRLAKRPRLIVMDTMNFWMQIAMDDLRQTLKMVDVLTINDEEARELSGEYSLVKAAKKIMAMGPQFLIIKKGEHGALLFHQNEVFFAPALPLEDVFDPTGAGDTFAGGFIGYLSQTEDVSFENMKRAIIYASAMASFCVEKFGTERLVNLSQKEINDRVQQFKNLSQFDIELVETA, encoded by the coding sequence ATGAGTTTACTTGTAATCGGCTCAGTAGCATTTGATGCCATCGAAACGCCATTTGGCAAAACCGACAAAATTATTGGTGGTGCGGCTACCTATATCAGCCTTAGTGCTTCCTATTTTACCAAAGATGTTAACTTAGTGGCCGTGGTGGGCGAAGATTTTCCCAAAACTGATATTGCGATGATGCAACAACACGGTATTAATACTGACGGTTTGCAGATTAAGCAAGGCGAGAAATCGTTTTTTTGGAGCGGAAAGTACCACAACGACATGAACAGCCGCGATACGCTGGTTACTGAGTTGAACGTATTGGGTGATTTTGACCCTATTATTCCTGAAAGCTACCAAAACTGTGAGTTTTTGATGTTGGGTAACCTTACCCCAAAGGTGCAGGAAACGGTAATTAACCGTTTGGCAAAACGTCCTCGATTGATTGTTATGGACACTATGAACTTTTGGATGCAGATTGCAATGGATGATTTGCGCCAAACGTTGAAAATGGTGGACGTATTGACTATTAACGACGAAGAAGCCCGCGAACTTTCAGGCGAATACTCGTTAGTGAAAGCTGCAAAAAAGATAATGGCGATGGGCCCTCAGTTTTTGATTATCAAAAAAGGAGAGCACGGTGCCTTATTGTTCCACCAAAACGAAGTGTTTTTTGCCCCTGCATTGCCGCTTGAAGATGTTTTTGACCCAACAGGTGCAGGCGATACCTTTGCGGGTGGTTTTATCGGTTATTTAAGCCAAACTGAAGACGTGAGCTTTGAGAACATGAAACGCGCTATTATTTATGCTTCAGCGATGGCTTCTTTCTGCGTAGAGAAGTTCGGAACTGAACGTTTGGTAAACCTTAGCCAAAAAGAGATTAACGACCGCGTACAGCAATTTAAAAACCTGTCTCAATTTGATATTGAGCTGGTTGAAACTGCGTAA